From a region of the Microterricola gilva genome:
- a CDS encoding cytochrome b, translating into MSTATTTSAPTSSDSAAQKPGGFTAAAANYLDERTSVSGAVKEFGRKIFPDHWSFLLGEVALFSFVVILLSGSFLTFFFQASMVEVHYDGSYVPLKGVAMSAAMSSTMDISFDIRGGLLMRQVHHWAALLFVASIGLHMLRIFFTGAFRKPRELNWVIGFVLFILAMAEGFTGYSLPDDLLSGNGLRIIDGIIKGIPVIGTWTSFLFFGGEFPGDQIVGRLYTLHILLLPAIVVLFIALHLLFVVVHKHTQYPGAGKNEQTVVGYPVLPVYAAKAGGFFFIVFGIVTLIASLFTINPIWNYGPYDPSPVSAGTQPDWYIGFADGALRLVPPGWEFVLFDRTWSFNILAPLIIIGIFIVLVLIYPFIEAWITGDKREHHVLDRPRNAPTRTAIGAAGVTFYAALWAAASSDIIATHFKLTMEGVIHGLQAMLILGPFVAYFITKRVCIALQKKDREIVLHGFESGRIVKLPGGEFIEVHEPLDEYERWRLVDYKDYKPLMIRPNAKGKITAGQHLRAAISRWFFEDRIAPVSKAEIEQSHGEHH; encoded by the coding sequence TTGAGCACCGCAACTACCACGAGCGCACCGACGTCCTCGGACTCGGCAGCGCAGAAGCCCGGTGGGTTCACGGCCGCCGCAGCGAACTACCTTGACGAGCGCACCAGCGTCTCCGGTGCCGTCAAGGAGTTCGGTCGCAAGATCTTCCCCGACCACTGGTCGTTCCTGCTCGGTGAGGTGGCGCTCTTCTCGTTCGTCGTCATCCTGCTCTCGGGATCGTTCCTGACGTTCTTCTTCCAGGCCTCCATGGTCGAGGTGCACTACGACGGCTCCTACGTGCCGCTCAAGGGTGTTGCCATGTCGGCGGCGATGTCGTCGACGATGGACATCTCCTTCGACATCCGTGGCGGACTGCTGATGCGCCAGGTGCACCACTGGGCTGCCCTGCTCTTCGTGGCATCCATCGGCCTGCACATGCTCCGCATCTTCTTCACCGGTGCATTCCGCAAGCCGCGTGAGCTCAACTGGGTGATCGGCTTCGTGCTCTTCATCCTGGCCATGGCAGAGGGCTTCACCGGCTACTCGCTCCCCGATGACCTGCTCTCCGGCAACGGCCTCCGCATCATCGATGGAATCATCAAGGGCATCCCCGTCATCGGAACCTGGACCTCGTTCCTGTTCTTCGGCGGCGAGTTCCCCGGCGACCAGATCGTCGGCCGCCTGTACACGCTGCACATCCTGTTGCTGCCCGCGATCGTCGTGCTGTTCATCGCACTGCACCTGCTCTTCGTCGTCGTGCACAAGCACACGCAGTACCCGGGTGCAGGCAAGAACGAGCAGACCGTCGTCGGCTACCCGGTCCTGCCGGTGTACGCCGCGAAGGCCGGTGGATTCTTCTTCATCGTCTTCGGCATCGTCACGCTGATCGCCTCGCTGTTCACGATCAACCCGATCTGGAACTACGGGCCGTACGACCCGTCCCCCGTTTCCGCCGGTACCCAGCCTGACTGGTACATCGGATTCGCCGACGGCGCGCTGCGTCTCGTTCCGCCGGGCTGGGAGTTCGTGCTGTTCGACCGCACCTGGTCGTTCAACATCCTGGCTCCGCTGATCATCATCGGCATCTTCATCGTGCTGGTTCTGATCTACCCGTTCATCGAGGCCTGGATCACTGGCGACAAGCGCGAGCACCACGTGCTCGACCGCCCGCGCAACGCTCCGACCCGTACCGCGATCGGTGCAGCCGGTGTCACGTTCTACGCCGCCCTCTGGGCAGCGGCCAGCTCGGACATCATCGCGACGCACTTCAAGCTGACGATGGAGGGCGTGATCCACGGCCTCCAGGCGATGCTGATCCTCGGACCGTTTGTGGCCTACTTCATCACGAAGCGCGTCTGCATCGCCCTGCAGAAGAAGGATCGCGAGATCGTCCTGCACGGTTTCGAGTCCGGTCGCATCGTCAAGCTGCCCGGCGGCGAGTTCATCGAGGTGCACGAGCCCCTCGACGAGTACGAGCGCTGGCGCCTGGTCGACTACAAGGACTACAAGCCGCTGATGATCCGCCCGAACGCCAAGGGCAAGATCACCGCCGGCCAGCACCTGCGTGCTGCCATCTCGCGCTGGTTCTTCGAAGACCGCATCGCTCCCGTCAGCAAGGCGGAGATCGAGCAGTCGCACGGAGAGCACCA